From the genome of Pontibacillus halophilus JSM 076056 = DSM 19796:
ACCAAACTCTTTCTCAAACAAGACGAACAAATTTGGTTGTTCTTCTTCTGTCTCTGTTGTTTGTTGAGGGGCTGGTTCATCTTGCATGAGGGCCTCCCATAAACCATCTAGACTATAGACCTCAACAAGCCTACCATTGTCCGTATGCGTCTGTTCAATGGACATATACCCCTTTTGAATGAGTTTCCTTAACACTTCAGAGCATTGTTGCTCATCAAATGTCATCGACTCAGCCAATTCAGTTGGCGTAGGGAAGTCGATTCCTTGAGTTTGAAACCGATGAATGTGCAACAACAGCATCACATCCGCTTCAGTTAAATCAAGCATCGTATATTTCGTAAATAGCTGTTTGGGGAAGCTCATTTGGTCTTTCATCAACG
Proteins encoded in this window:
- a CDS encoding DnaD domain-containing protein; this translates as MNTISTLMKDQMSFPKQLFTKYTMLDLTEADVMLLLHIHRFQTQGIDFPTPTELAESMTFDEQQCSEVLRKLIQKGYMSIEQTHTDNGRLVEVYSLDGLWEALMQDEPAPQQTTETEEEQPNLFVLFEKEFGRPISPFEIETINIWLDEDKQEPALIKAALREAVLMGKLNFKYIDRILREWKKKGIRSVQQAREESKSFRQSPVSQQAAASKEKRDTSVYYNWLDDA